From Sphingopyxis sp. MWB1, a single genomic window includes:
- the ftsY gene encoding signal recognition particle-docking protein FtsY: MSGASWSERLLGGLKRTSERLGENLSGLTGKARLDDEDLDRIEEALITADLGPAMAARIRDRLSERRDIAAGGTEELRRIVAEEIAAVLRPVAEPLDIDAFPRPQVILVIGVNGSGKTTTIAKLAHLFQEQDYGVMLVAGDTFRAAAIGQLKVWAERLGVPIMAGPEGGDAAGIVFDAVKQATATGIDVLIVDTAGRLQNKRELMDELAKIKRVLGRLNPAAPHDVVLVLDATTGQNALSQIDVFREVAGVTGLVMTKLDGTARGGVLVAAAERHGLPIHAIGIGETMEDLRPFDADEIAGIIAGNIR; encoded by the coding sequence ATGAGCGGCGCAAGCTGGAGCGAAAGGCTGCTCGGCGGCCTCAAGCGCACGTCGGAGCGGCTGGGCGAAAATCTGTCGGGGCTGACCGGCAAGGCGCGGCTCGACGATGAGGATCTCGACCGCATCGAGGAAGCGCTGATCACCGCCGATCTTGGCCCGGCGATGGCCGCGCGCATTCGCGACCGCCTGTCCGAACGCCGCGACATTGCCGCTGGCGGCACCGAGGAATTGCGGCGCATCGTCGCCGAAGAAATCGCCGCCGTGCTGCGCCCCGTCGCCGAACCGCTCGACATTGATGCCTTTCCGCGCCCGCAGGTGATCTTGGTGATCGGGGTCAACGGGTCGGGCAAGACGACGACCATCGCCAAGCTCGCGCACCTGTTCCAGGAACAGGATTATGGCGTGATGCTGGTGGCGGGGGACACGTTTCGCGCTGCTGCCATCGGGCAGCTCAAGGTCTGGGCCGAACGGCTGGGCGTGCCGATCATGGCAGGCCCCGAGGGCGGCGATGCCGCCGGCATTGTGTTCGACGCGGTGAAACAAGCGACGGCGACGGGCATCGACGTGCTGATCGTCGATACCGCCGGGCGGCTGCAGAACAAGCGCGAGCTGATGGACGAGCTGGCCAAGATCAAGCGTGTGCTCGGCCGCCTCAACCCCGCCGCGCCGCATGATGTGGTGCTGGTCCTTGATGCGACCACCGGGCAGAATGCGCTGTCGCAGATCGACGTCTTCCGCGAGGTGGCGGGGGTGACGGGGCTGGTGATGACCAAGCTTGACGGCACCGCGCGCGGCGGCGTGCTGGTCGCCGCCGCAGAGCGCCACGGCCTGCCCATCCACGCCATCGGCATTGGCGAGACGATGGAAGATTTGCGCCCCTTTGACGCCGATGAAATTGCCGGGATTATTGCAGGAAATATCCGATGA
- a CDS encoding MiaB/RimO family radical SAM methylthiotransferase, whose translation MSRGDSVEVVNFGCRLNIAEGEAVRVAAAQQPGSARERIIFNSCAVTDEAVRQARQAVRRALRERPGAEVIVTGCAAELEAKRFADMGARVVPNDAKGQAESYGAAQAASPVPRSTPAPYTPALSGADHARAFLGVQTGCSHSCTFCATVLARGGARSASIEAVARAARNALERGQREVILTGVDLASYGDDMGSSLGALVEALLALPVERLRLSSLDPDRVDDRLFALITGEARIMPHIHLSLQAGDDMILTRMKRRHRRADAVRLVERLKAARPDIAIGADLIAGFPTEDERMFANSLALIDDIDIVFGHIFPYSPRAGTPAARMPQVGRSVARQRAALLREANARRRHAWLDAQRGNRAAMLVERDGVSGHAENFAALALDAPAAPGSILPVRIGARDGDRLHVTAVQEQAA comes from the coding sequence ATGAGCCGCGGCGACAGCGTCGAGGTCGTCAATTTCGGATGCCGGCTGAACATTGCCGAGGGCGAGGCCGTGCGCGTCGCTGCCGCGCAGCAGCCGGGCAGCGCGCGCGAACGGATCATCTTCAACAGCTGCGCGGTCACCGATGAAGCGGTGCGGCAGGCGCGGCAGGCGGTGCGCCGCGCGCTGCGCGAACGGCCCGGCGCCGAGGTGATTGTCACCGGATGCGCGGCGGAGCTGGAGGCAAAGCGCTTTGCCGATATGGGTGCGCGTGTGGTGCCCAATGACGCCAAGGGACAGGCGGAAAGCTATGGCGCGGCACAAGCCGCATCCCCCGTCCCGCGCTCTACCCCTGCCCCCTATACCCCCGCCCTTTCGGGCGCCGATCATGCGCGGGCCTTTCTGGGGGTGCAGACGGGTTGTTCGCATAGTTGCACCTTTTGCGCGACCGTTCTCGCGCGAGGCGGCGCGCGGTCGGCGAGTATCGAGGCGGTGGCGCGGGCGGCGCGCAATGCGCTGGAACGCGGACAGCGCGAGGTCATTCTCACCGGGGTCGATCTGGCGAGCTATGGCGATGATATGGGCAGCAGCCTCGGCGCGCTGGTCGAGGCCCTGCTCGCGCTTCCCGTCGAACGGCTGCGCCTGTCCTCGCTCGACCCCGACCGCGTCGATGATCGCCTGTTCGCGCTGATCACAGGGGAAGCGCGCATCATGCCGCATATTCACCTGTCCTTGCAGGCAGGCGACGACATGATATTGACGCGCATGAAGCGCCGCCACCGCCGCGCCGATGCCGTGCGGCTGGTCGAGCGGCTGAAGGCGGCGCGGCCCGACATCGCTATCGGTGCCGATTTGATCGCCGGATTTCCGACCGAGGATGAACGCATGTTTGCCAATTCGCTGGCGCTGATCGACGATATCGACATCGTCTTCGGCCATATCTTTCCCTATAGCCCGCGCGCCGGAACCCCCGCCGCACGCATGCCGCAGGTCGGCCGCAGCGTGGCGCGGCAGCGCGCCGCCCTCTTGCGCGAGGCCAATGCCCGTCGCCGTCACGCCTGGCTCGACGCACAGCGCGGAAATCGCGCCGCGATGCTGGTCGAACGCGACGGGGTGAGCGGCCATGCCGAAAATTTTGCGGCGCTGGCGCTGGATGCCCCCGCCGCGCCGGGCAGTATTTTGCCGGTGCGGATCGGCGCGCGCGACGGCGACCGGCTGCATGTCACCGCCGTGCAGGAGCAGGCGGCATGA
- the dapF gene encoding diaminopimelate epimerase — MADRFTKMHGLGNDFVVIDARETPVEMTPARAHAIADRRHGIGCDQLILLEPSEKAEVKMRIFNADGSEVEACGNATRCVATLIGKPAVIETLGGMLRVTPADGGAEVTLGEPGFDWEAIPLAMPMDTRDMPVAWDELEHGAAVNVGNPHIIFFVPEADAVPLAELGPRIETDPLFPERINVNVASLDGPDRLQLRVWERGVGLTQACGTGACATAVAAIRSGLVQSPVTVALPGGDLVIHWAEGEPILMSGAATRVFEGETDWAHFG; from the coding sequence ATGGCAGATCGCTTCACCAAGATGCACGGCCTCGGCAATGATTTTGTCGTTATCGACGCGCGCGAGACGCCGGTCGAGATGACCCCGGCGCGCGCCCATGCCATCGCCGACCGCCGCCATGGCATCGGATGCGATCAGCTCATCCTGCTTGAACCGTCCGAAAAGGCCGAGGTGAAGATGCGTATCTTCAACGCCGATGGCAGCGAGGTGGAGGCGTGCGGCAATGCCACCCGCTGCGTCGCGACGCTGATCGGCAAGCCAGCGGTGATCGAGACTTTGGGCGGAATGCTGCGCGTCACCCCCGCCGATGGCGGCGCCGAAGTGACGCTGGGCGAACCCGGTTTTGACTGGGAAGCGATCCCGCTCGCCATGCCGATGGACACACGCGACATGCCCGTCGCGTGGGACGAGCTGGAGCATGGCGCCGCGGTCAATGTCGGCAATCCGCATATCATCTTTTTCGTGCCCGAAGCCGATGCGGTGCCGCTCGCCGAACTGGGACCGCGGATCGAAACCGACCCGCTGTTTCCGGAGCGGATCAATGTCAATGTCGCAAGCCTTGATGGCCCCGACCGCCTGCAACTGCGTGTGTGGGAACGCGGCGTCGGGCTGACGCAGGCGTGCGGCACCGGCGCCTGTGCCACCGCCGTGGCGGCAATCCGCAGCGGCCTGGTGCAGTCGCCCGTTACCGTCGCCCTGCCCGGCGGCGATCTGGTCATCCATTGGGCCGAGGGCGAGCCGATCCTGATGAGCGGCGCGGCGACCCGCGTGTTCGAAGGCGAAACCGACTGGGCCCATTTCGGATGA
- a CDS encoding putative bifunctional diguanylate cyclase/phosphodiesterase — translation MSKSAADGKPQDRRDSAQRDIVGGGIVVAAILLFIGTGGTVMQAAVRTLAGLGGGPDQTLAAAMILNIALILFGWRRYEDLNREIRERTEAEQRARYLADTDPLTGFVNRRALIGKGQALLTEAASEKRHVALFLMDLDHFKTVNDIHGHAAGDRVLTVAAERITATLPPSAMKARLGGDEFVALLPFDPAARDDIDALAGQLLRALEEPIDHDTQQIRVGASLGIALARDSNALMETVVRQADIAMYHCKEKGRNRHIWFETGMEMAVQVRNQIENGIRDGMPRGEFIPYFEPQVDMATGRLVGFEMLMRWDSPEQGLVPPERFIPIAEESGLIGELSLQVIRQAMNIARDWDPSISLAVNISPRQLKDPWFSQKLTKLLVETGFPASRLDVEITESSLFENLALVRSIVTSLKNQGVSLSLDDFGTGYSSLSHLRALPFDRIKIDRSFVTALRESADAQAIVVAIVRLGDSLSMPITAEGVEDEATARELTRLGCAKGQGWYYGRAASAGETAKLLASRGLLRAPLTPEGAAAAPDAEPLRHSA, via the coding sequence ATGTCCAAATCAGCGGCCGACGGGAAACCGCAGGATCGACGCGACAGCGCGCAGCGCGATATCGTCGGCGGGGGCATCGTCGTCGCCGCGATTCTGCTCTTCATCGGCACGGGCGGCACGGTGATGCAAGCGGCGGTCCGTACGCTCGCCGGGCTGGGCGGGGGGCCGGATCAGACGCTGGCCGCCGCGATGATCCTCAACATCGCACTCATCCTGTTCGGCTGGCGGCGTTATGAAGACCTCAATCGCGAAATTCGCGAACGCACCGAGGCCGAACAGCGCGCCCGCTATCTGGCGGATACCGACCCGCTGACGGGCTTTGTCAACCGCCGCGCGCTGATCGGCAAGGGGCAGGCGCTGCTGACCGAGGCGGCGAGCGAAAAGCGCCATGTCGCGCTGTTCCTGATGGACCTCGACCATTTCAAGACGGTCAACGACATTCACGGCCATGCAGCGGGCGACCGCGTGCTGACGGTTGCGGCTGAACGCATCACCGCCACCCTGCCCCCGAGCGCGATGAAAGCGCGCCTCGGCGGCGACGAATTTGTCGCGCTTTTGCCCTTTGACCCGGCGGCGCGCGACGATATTGACGCGCTGGCCGGACAATTGCTGCGCGCTCTGGAAGAGCCGATCGATCATGACACACAGCAGATCCGGGTCGGCGCCTCGCTGGGCATTGCGCTCGCCCGCGACAGCAATGCCTTGATGGAAACCGTCGTCCGCCAGGCCGATATCGCCATGTATCATTGCAAGGAAAAGGGCCGCAATCGTCACATCTGGTTCGAAACCGGCATGGAAATGGCGGTGCAGGTCCGCAACCAGATTGAAAATGGCATTCGCGACGGCATGCCGCGCGGCGAGTTCATCCCCTATTTCGAGCCGCAGGTCGACATGGCCACCGGTCGCCTCGTCGGTTTCGAAATGCTGATGCGCTGGGACTCGCCCGAACAGGGGCTGGTGCCGCCCGAACGCTTCATCCCCATTGCCGAGGAAAGCGGGCTGATCGGTGAATTGTCGCTGCAGGTCATTCGCCAGGCGATGAATATAGCGCGTGACTGGGACCCCTCCATCAGCCTCGCGGTCAATATTTCGCCGCGCCAATTGAAAGACCCCTGGTTCAGCCAGAAACTGACCAAGCTGCTCGTCGAAACGGGCTTTCCCGCCAGCCGGCTCGATGTCGAGATTACCGAAAGCTCGCTGTTCGAAAATCTGGCGCTGGTCCGTTCGATCGTCACCAGCCTCAAAAATCAGGGCGTATCGCTCAGCCTCGATGATTTCGGCACGGGCTATAGCTCGCTGTCGCATCTGCGCGCGCTACCCTTTGACCGGATCAAGATCGACCGCAGCTTTGTCACCGCCTTGCGCGAAAGCGCCGATGCACAGGCCATCGTCGTCGCCATCGTCCGGCTGGGCGACAGCTTGTCGATGCCGATCACCGCCGAAGGCGTCGAGGATGAAGCCACCGCGCGCGAACTCACCCGGCTGGGCTGCGCCAAGGGGCAGGGCTGGTATTATGGCCGCGCCGCCTCCGCTGGCGAAACGGCGAAACTGCTCGCCTCCCGCGGGCTGCTGCGCGCGCCCCTCACTCCCGAAGGCGCCGCCGCTGCCCCCGATGCGGAGCCGCTGCGGCACAGCGCCTGA
- the ffh gene encoding signal recognition particle protein — protein sequence MFDSLSNRLGDVFGKLRGRGALTEADVRAAMREVRIALLEADVALPVVRSFVDQVTELAIGQNVLRSVTPGQQVVKIVSDALTEMLGSETAELELAVTPPAVIMMVGLQGSGKTTTTAKIAKRLKEKERKKVLMASLDVNRPAAQEQLAVLGTQIDVATLPIIAGQQPTEIASRALQAAKLQGFDVLMLDTAGRLHVDQQLMDEMQAVARTANPAETLLVVDSLTGQDAVQVAQRFTDQVPLTGVVLTRMDGDARGGAALSMRAVTGKPIKFAGTGEKLGELELFQPSRIAGRILGMGDVVSLVERAAETIQAEEAEAMAKKMAKGQFDLDDLRTQLNQMRRMGGIGALAAMIPGLKKAQAAVAQSGTDDKTLVHMDAIMGSMTPKERANPAIINAKRKVRIANGSGTSVQQVNKVLKMHQEMSTAMKKIRKMGGLKGLGALLGRGGGIPGMPGLGGGGMGGAGGIPGLGGGAIPPDLANLMNKKK from the coding sequence ATGTTCGACAGTCTGAGCAATCGGCTTGGCGATGTTTTCGGAAAGCTCCGCGGTCGCGGCGCGCTGACCGAGGCCGATGTGCGTGCGGCGATGCGCGAGGTTCGCATCGCGCTGCTCGAAGCCGATGTCGCGCTGCCCGTCGTGCGCAGCTTCGTCGATCAGGTCACCGAACTTGCAATCGGCCAGAATGTGTTGCGCTCGGTCACGCCGGGACAACAGGTCGTCAAGATCGTCAGCGACGCGCTGACCGAAATGCTCGGTTCCGAAACTGCCGAGCTGGAGCTGGCCGTCACGCCGCCCGCGGTCATCATGATGGTCGGGCTTCAGGGGTCGGGCAAGACCACGACCACCGCGAAAATCGCCAAGCGGCTGAAAGAAAAAGAGCGCAAGAAGGTGCTGATGGCGTCGCTTGACGTCAATCGCCCGGCGGCGCAGGAACAGCTTGCCGTGCTTGGCACGCAGATCGACGTTGCGACCCTGCCGATCATCGCGGGGCAGCAGCCGACCGAAATCGCGAGTCGCGCGCTGCAAGCCGCAAAGCTTCAGGGTTTTGATGTCCTGATGCTCGACACCGCGGGCCGCCTCCACGTCGATCAGCAGTTGATGGACGAAATGCAGGCGGTGGCGCGCACGGCGAATCCGGCGGAAACGCTGCTCGTCGTCGACAGCCTGACCGGCCAGGATGCGGTGCAGGTCGCGCAGCGCTTCACCGACCAGGTGCCGCTGACCGGCGTTGTCCTCACCCGTATGGACGGCGATGCGCGCGGCGGCGCGGCGCTGTCGATGCGCGCGGTTACCGGCAAGCCGATCAAATTTGCGGGCACGGGCGAGAAGCTGGGCGAGCTGGAGCTTTTCCAGCCCTCACGCATCGCGGGCCGTATCCTTGGCATGGGCGACGTCGTCAGCCTTGTCGAACGCGCCGCCGAAACCATCCAGGCCGAAGAAGCCGAGGCGATGGCGAAGAAGATGGCGAAGGGTCAGTTCGACCTCGACGATCTTCGTACGCAACTGAACCAGATGCGCCGCATGGGCGGCATTGGTGCGCTGGCCGCGATGATCCCCGGCCTTAAAAAGGCACAGGCGGCGGTGGCGCAGAGCGGCACCGACGACAAGACGCTGGTCCATATGGACGCGATCATGGGGTCGATGACCCCCAAGGAACGCGCCAATCCCGCGATTATCAACGCAAAACGCAAGGTACGCATTGCCAATGGCTCGGGCACCAGCGTGCAACAGGTGAACAAGGTGCTGAAAATGCACCAGGAAATGTCCACCGCGATGAAGAAGATCCGCAAGATGGGCGGGCTCAAGGGCCTCGGCGCGCTGTTGGGGCGCGGCGGCGGCATTCCCGGAATGCCGGGCCTTGGCGGCGGCGGAATGGGCGGCGCGGGCGGGATTCCCGGCCTCGGCGGCGGCGCCATCCCGCCCGACCTCGCCAATTTGATGAATAAAAAGAAATAA
- the rpsP gene encoding 30S ribosomal protein S16, translating into MATSIRLSRGGSKKRPYYKIVVADSRSPRDGRFIERIGSYNPLLAKDNPERVKLDTDRAKHWLSVGAQPTDRVARFLDAAGLKERAARNNPKKAEPGDKAKERAEEKAAKLAEAEEAAKEAAAAESDATGSVKSEETAEAVADAVADEVPADTPAEDAAAIAEEVAEGGPAPAEGEEKAEG; encoded by the coding sequence ATGGCTACCTCCATTCGCCTTTCGCGCGGCGGTTCGAAAAAGCGCCCCTATTACAAGATCGTTGTTGCCGATTCGCGCAGTCCGCGCGATGGTCGCTTCATCGAACGCATCGGCAGCTACAACCCGCTGCTCGCCAAGGATAATCCGGAGCGCGTCAAGCTCGACACCGATCGCGCCAAGCATTGGCTGAGCGTCGGCGCACAGCCGACCGACCGTGTTGCCCGCTTCCTCGACGCCGCCGGCCTCAAGGAGCGCGCCGCGCGCAACAATCCCAAAAAGGCCGAGCCGGGCGACAAGGCCAAGGAACGCGCCGAGGAAAAGGCTGCTAAGCTGGCTGAAGCCGAAGAAGCCGCCAAGGAAGCCGCTGCGGCTGAATCGGATGCGACCGGTTCGGTGAAGAGCGAAGAAACCGCCGAAGCGGTTGCCGACGCTGTGGCGGACGAAGTCCCCGCCGATACGCCGGCTGAAGACGCCGCTGCCATCGCCGAAGAAGTCGCCGAAGGCGGCCCGGCTCCGGCCGAAGGCGAAGAAAAGGCCGAAGGCTAA
- the rimM gene encoding ribosome maturation factor RimM (Essential for efficient processing of 16S rRNA): MAHADRPVTLAAIAGAHGVRGEVRLKLFGEGADTLRAFSHFDAGGRRLTLQSVRPANQGAVASFAELTDRNAAEALRGTLLTVPRAALPPLGPGEYYHHDLIGLPCLTADGKAVGHVAAVENFGAGDLLEIEKRDGKRFMLPMNAQAVPAWDEGAVTINPLFVE; encoded by the coding sequence TTGGCGCATGCCGATCGCCCCGTCACCCTCGCCGCCATTGCTGGCGCGCATGGGGTGCGGGGCGAGGTGCGGCTGAAACTGTTTGGCGAAGGCGCGGACACGCTCCGCGCCTTTTCGCATTTTGACGCCGGGGGGCGTCGGCTCACGCTGCAATCGGTCCGCCCCGCCAATCAGGGCGCGGTGGCGAGCTTTGCCGAGCTCACCGATCGCAATGCCGCCGAAGCCTTGCGCGGCACGCTGCTGACTGTTCCGCGCGCGGCGCTGCCGCCGCTTGGGCCCGGCGAATATTATCATCATGACCTGATCGGCTTGCCCTGCCTCACCGCCGACGGGAAAGCCGTCGGGCATGTGGCCGCGGTGGAAAATTTCGGGGCTGGCGATCTTCTTGAAATCGAAAAGCGCGATGGCAAACGCTTCATGCTGCCCATGAATGCGCAGGCTGTCCCTGCGTGGGATGAAGGGGCGGTGACGATCAACCCCCTCTTTGTTGAATAG
- a CDS encoding LysR substrate-binding domain-containing protein, with protein MTRLPPLAAIRAFESAARLENFSRAAEELGMTQAAVSYQIRQLESRLGRSLFIREKGRVRLSETGQRLLPAISNAFTLMGDAFASLAGDEADVLTISVATSFGGTWLAARIGAFQLAFPDLAVRMSMSNALVDFDTGQVDVAIRIGPGHWPGLRADFLMRQCLAPICSPAFAVAHDLREPADLLRVERLAPNDSWWADWFALSGVEAPALPSRRGVELDSQLQEASAVQAGYGIAMMTPLFWHSELASGRMVQPFEPLLISDASLWLVHREGRAGVRKIERFREWLRATLYKDRHLGPKQLWEPPS; from the coding sequence ATGACCCGTCTTCCGCCTCTGGCCGCCATTCGCGCCTTTGAATCGGCTGCGCGTCTGGAGAATTTCTCGCGCGCGGCCGAGGAGTTGGGGATGACGCAGGCCGCGGTCAGCTATCAGATAAGGCAATTGGAAAGCCGCCTGGGACGGTCGCTGTTCATCCGGGAAAAGGGGCGCGTACGCCTTTCGGAAACGGGGCAGCGACTGCTGCCGGCCATCAGCAATGCTTTCACCCTGATGGGCGATGCCTTTGCCTCGCTCGCGGGCGATGAGGCCGATGTGCTGACGATCAGCGTCGCCACCAGCTTTGGCGGCACCTGGCTTGCGGCGCGCATTGGCGCCTTCCAGCTCGCCTTTCCCGATCTCGCGGTGCGTATGTCGATGAGCAATGCGCTGGTCGACTTTGACACGGGGCAGGTCGATGTCGCCATTCGCATCGGCCCCGGGCATTGGCCGGGGTTGCGTGCCGATTTTCTGATGCGCCAATGTCTGGCGCCCATCTGCTCGCCTGCCTTTGCCGTCGCCCATGATCTGCGCGAGCCTGCCGATCTGCTGCGGGTCGAACGCCTTGCCCCCAATGACAGCTGGTGGGCCGACTGGTTTGCGCTGTCTGGGGTGGAGGCGCCTGCGCTCCCGTCGCGGCGCGGGGTGGAACTCGACAGCCAGCTTCAGGAAGCGAGCGCAGTGCAGGCGGGTTATGGCATTGCGATGATGACGCCGCTCTTTTGGCACTCGGAATTGGCGAGCGGCCGTATGGTTCAGCCTTTCGAGCCGCTGCTCATCTCTGACGCCTCGCTATGGCTCGTGCACCGCGAGGGGCGTGCGGGGGTCCGCAAGATAGAAAGGTTTCGCGAGTGGCTGCGCGCCACGCTGTATAAGGATCGCCACCTTGGCCCCAAGCAGCTATGGGAGCCCCCATCATGA
- the trmD gene encoding tRNA (guanosine(37)-N1)-methyltransferase TrmD — MTFTAVPLTLYPDMFPGPLGHSMAGRALDGGIWRCAPVQIRDFATDKHRTVDDTPAGGGAGMVLKANVLGAAVDHAVAAHPGLPLLAMTPRGAPITQRRIRDLADGPGAIILCGRFEGFDERIFEARPIEQISMGDIILSGGEMGALMLLDACIRLLPGVMGAASSGDDESFENGSLEYPHYTRPVTWEGRMIPEVLRSGDHAKIAAWRKQRAEEDTRLRRPDLWERHEGARDRPASGARQQKKD; from the coding sequence ATGACCTTCACCGCCGTCCCATTGACCCTTTATCCCGACATGTTTCCTGGCCCCCTAGGGCACAGCATGGCGGGTCGCGCGCTCGACGGCGGGATATGGCGCTGCGCGCCCGTGCAGATCCGCGATTTCGCCACCGACAAGCATCGCACCGTCGATGATACGCCAGCGGGCGGCGGCGCGGGCATGGTGCTCAAGGCCAATGTGCTGGGCGCAGCGGTCGATCATGCTGTGGCGGCGCATCCCGGCCTGCCGCTGCTGGCAATGACGCCGCGCGGTGCGCCCATCACCCAGCGCCGCATTCGCGATCTGGCGGACGGCCCCGGCGCGATCATCCTGTGCGGCCGGTTCGAGGGATTTGACGAGCGCATTTTTGAAGCGCGCCCGATTGAACAGATTTCGATGGGCGATATCATCCTGTCGGGCGGGGAGATGGGGGCGCTGATGCTGCTTGATGCTTGCATTCGGCTGCTTCCCGGCGTAATGGGCGCGGCTTCCAGCGGTGATGACGAATCATTTGAAAATGGCTCGCTCGAATATCCGCACTATACCCGGCCCGTCACTTGGGAAGGGCGTATGATCCCCGAAGTGCTGCGATCGGGGGATCATGCGAAGATCGCCGCCTGGCGGAAACAAAGGGCGGAAGAAGATACACGGTTACGCAGGCCGGACCTTTGGGAGCGCCATGAGGGCGCTCGGGACCGACCTGCCTCTGGCGCGCGGCAACAGAAGAAGGACTAG
- the rplS gene encoding 50S ribosomal protein L19, with amino-acid sequence MNLIQTIEAEEIAKAGKEIPTFRPGDTLRVGVKVVEGERTRVQNFEGVCIARSNKGMGSNFTVRKMSFGEGVERVFPLYSPNIDSITVVRKGAVRRAKLYYLRGRTGKSARIAERREYRSEAKEG; translated from the coding sequence ATGAACCTCATCCAGACGATCGAAGCCGAAGAAATTGCCAAGGCTGGCAAGGAAATTCCGACCTTCCGTCCCGGCGACACGCTGCGCGTCGGCGTGAAGGTGGTCGAAGGCGAACGCACCCGCGTCCAGAATTTCGAAGGCGTGTGCATCGCGCGCTCGAACAAGGGCATGGGCTCCAACTTCACCGTGCGCAAAATGTCGTTCGGCGAAGGTGTCGAGCGCGTCTTCCCGCTCTATTCGCCCAACATCGACAGCATTACCGTCGTCCGCAAGGGCGCCGTCCGCCGTGCGAAGCTTTACTATCTGCGCGGCCGCACGGGTAAATCGGCGCGTATTGCGGAACGCCGCGAATACCGGTCGGAAGCCAAGGAAGGCTAA
- a CDS encoding aspartate-semialdehyde dehydrogenase, whose product MGYRIAVAGATGNVGREVLAILAEREFPIAELAALASSRSQGTEVEIGDTGKTVKCQNIENFDWSGWDMAIFAIGSDATAEYAPKAAAAGCVVIDNSSLYRMDPDVPLIVPEVNPDAIDGYTKKNIIANPNCSTAQMVVALKPLHDAATIKRVVVSTYQSVSGAGKDGMDELWNQTRQIFVGDEKDISKFTKQIAFNVIPHIDKFLDDGSTKEEWKMVVETKKILDPKVKVTATCVRVPVFVGHSESINIETEKELSAEEAQRILREAPGIILHDKREDGGYTTPVECVGDFATFISRVREDSTIENGLNFWCVSDNLRKGAALNAVQIAELLGRRHLKKG is encoded by the coding sequence ATGGGCTATCGTATCGCAGTCGCCGGCGCGACGGGCAATGTCGGGCGCGAAGTGCTCGCCATCCTCGCCGAGCGTGAATTTCCCATCGCCGAACTGGCCGCGCTGGCATCGTCGCGCAGCCAGGGGACCGAGGTGGAAATTGGCGATACGGGCAAAACCGTGAAATGCCAGAATATCGAAAATTTCGACTGGTCCGGCTGGGACATGGCGATTTTCGCCATCGGCAGCGACGCGACCGCCGAATATGCGCCTAAGGCTGCGGCGGCCGGCTGCGTCGTCATTGACAACAGTTCGCTCTATCGCATGGATCCCGACGTCCCGCTGATCGTGCCAGAAGTGAATCCTGACGCGATCGACGGCTATACGAAGAAGAACATCATCGCCAATCCCAATTGCTCGACCGCGCAGATGGTCGTTGCGCTGAAGCCGCTGCACGATGCCGCGACGATCAAGCGTGTCGTCGTCTCCACCTATCAGTCGGTGTCGGGCGCGGGCAAGGACGGGATGGACGAGCTGTGGAACCAGACGCGCCAGATATTCGTCGGCGATGAAAAGGACATCAGCAAATTCACCAAGCAGATCGCTTTCAACGTCATCCCGCACATCGACAAATTCCTCGATGACGGATCGACGAAGGAAGAATGGAAGATGGTCGTCGAGACCAAGAAGATCCTCGATCCCAAGGTCAAGGTGACCGCGACCTGCGTGCGCGTTCCCGTTTTCGTCGGCCATTCGGAATCGATCAATATCGAAACCGAAAAGGAATTGTCGGCCGAAGAAGCACAGCGCATTTTGCGCGAAGCTCCCGGCATCATCCTTCACGACAAGCGCGAAGATGGTGGTTACACGACCCCGGTCGAATGCGTTGGTGATTTCGCTACCTTCATCAGTCGCGTGCGCGAGGATTCGACGATCGAGAATGGTCTCAACTTCTGGTGCGTCAGCGATAATCTGCGCAAGGGCGCCGCGCTTAACGCGGTGCAGATTGCGGAACTGCTGGGCCGCCGCCATCTGAAGAAGGGCTGA